A region from the Aphis gossypii isolate Hap1 chromosome 1, ASM2018417v2, whole genome shotgun sequence genome encodes:
- the LOC114123901 gene encoding inactive pancreatic lipase-related protein 1-like encodes MFFLNFMFFNILLTVFVYANDISLQSDSVAVNDKFDDEYINKIDLNDENSGLYHTSKHVFYWLYTRDNPDGQLLNRSEPHLIESTTFNATNPIKVIVHGWLGDTKEKESLCNYNVKSYLKVGEYNVICVDWKQYSTDLSYAVARARAKHIARDIAKVLTRITYNMTIGVETLHLIGHSLGAHIVGFVGKNLVDKIPRITGLDPARPNYENNAPEDRLYITDAHFVDVMHTNTAKNGFRKPIGHIDFFPNGGESQPNCGFGDKTTGSCSHIKAYHYFSHSIWAKEDYVARKCSSWNDFKAHTCNDNESTFMGEYVDPNKTENYYLETSIDEP; translated from the exons aCTCAGTTGCCGTTAATGACAAATTTgatgatgaatatattaacaaaatcgacttaaatgatgaaaatagCGGATTGTACCATACATCGAAGCATGTGTTTTACTGGTTATATACGag AGATAATCCCGACGGTCAACTTTTAAACAGAAGTGAACCACACTTGATCGAGTCTACAACGTTCAATGCAACAAATCCAATTAAAGTAATAGTGCACGGTTGGCTTGGAGATACTAAAGAAAAAGAAAGTCTTTGTAATTACAATGTCAAAT cgTATTTAAAGGTGGGTGAATATAATGTGATTTGTGTGGATTGGAAACAGTATTCGACTGATCTATCATACGCAGTCGCAAGAGCACGAGCTAAACACATCGCTCGCGATATAGCTAAAGTTCTGACCAGGATAACGTATAACATGACCATAGGAGTTGAGACTTTGCATTTGATTGGGCACAGTTTGGGAGCCCACATTGTCGGATTTGTAGGGAAAAATTTGGTTGATAAGATTCCTAGAATTACAG GATTAGATCCTGCAAGACcaaattatgaaaacaatgCCCCAGAAGATAGACTTTATATTACTGATGCTCATTTTGTAGATGTCATGCACACCAATACTGCCAAAAATGGGTTTAGAAAACCAATCGGCCATATCGATTTCTTCCCAAACGGAGGGGAGTCGCAACCTAACTGTGGATTTGGAGATAAAA cTACGGGTTCGTGCAGTCATATCAAAGCCTATCATTATTTCTCACATTCCATATGGGCCAAAGAAGATTATGTAGCGCGTAAATGCTCCAGTTGGAATGATTTTAAAGCGCACACGTGCAATGACAACGAGAGTACTTTCATGGGCGAATATGTGGACCCTAA caaaaccgaaaattattatttggaaaCGTCCATAGACGAACCATAG
- the LOC114123898 gene encoding pancreatic lipase-related protein 2-like, protein MLVTSKYFTSCSNVVLLVILQYIILSGNCLESGHGVDQLIKNQDLTLKEMDFFYVKLKIYNMSNHLSYWLYTREQLHGQLLNMSDPSMIKSTNFNAKNPIKILVHDWFGSFYEKEYFCSHIMKTYLHAKRCNVICVDWKQLTYDLSYASAKINVKYIGYDIAKALKILTNNMKVGSKNIHLIGHGMGVHIVGYTGKKLNGQISRITGLDPALPLYEDTDPKYRINKNDATFVDIIHTNGNSLGLFKSLGHIDFYPSGGRSQLNCKVLDKVTGGACSHAKAIDYFAHSILFKEEYKSFRCASWREFRMGECSEFANSTYMGEYVDKKQTGNYYL, encoded by the exons atgttagtgACTTCGAAGTATTTCACGAGCTGCAGCAACGTTGTGCTGTTAGTTATTTTGCAATATATCATACTAAGCG gtaactgtTTAGAATCGGGTCACGGTGTTGATCAGTTGATCAAAAACCAAGATCTAACTTTAAAagaaatggattttttttatgtcaaatTAAAGATTTACAATATGTCAAATCACTTGTCTTATTGGCTATACACCAG AGAACAGTTACACGGTCAGCTTTTAAACATGAGCGATCCATCTATGATAAAATCGACAAACTTTAATGCAAAAAATCCGATAAAAATCCTCGTACACGATTGGTTTGGAAGTTTCTatgaaaaagaatatttttgctCACACATAATGAaaa CTTATTTACACGCGAAAAGGTGCAACGTGATCTGCGTGGATTGGAAGCAGTTAACTTACGATTTATCTTATGCATCGGCAAAAATCAATGTCAAATACATAGGTTACGATATAGCTAAagcattgaaaattttaacgaataacATGAAAGTAGGGTCTAAAAATATCCACTTGATAGGTCACGGTATGGGAGTCCATATCGTCGGATACACCGGGAAGAAGTTAAACGGTCAAATTTCTCGGATAACTG GATTAGATCCCGCGCTGCCACTTTATGAAGATACTGATCCGAAATACAggatcaataaaaatgatgcGACCTTTGTagacattatacatacaaacgGAAATAGTCTTGGACTGTTTAAGTCACTAGGTCATATCGATTTTTACCCGAGCGGAGGAAGATCACAATTAAACTGCAAAGTATTAGATAAAG TTACCGGTGGTGCGTGCAGTCACGCCAAAGCTATCGACTATTTCGCCCattcaatattgtttaaagaAGAATACAAATCGTTCCGATGTGCCAGTTGGAGAGAATTCAGAATGGGCGAGTGTAGTGAATTCGCAAACAGCACGTACATGGGCGAATACGTGGACAAAAA acaaaccggaaattattatttatga